One window of Rasiella rasia genomic DNA carries:
- a CDS encoding lysophospholipid acyltransferase family protein produces MQRLVYLLVYPLIWCISKLPFWALYGISDMLFAVIYHIVGYRKKVVLDNLRLVFPEKTEKERKTISKRFYAHLCDMVVESIKSLSISEKEIKKRFTFTNLEIIHELEKENRSIMMFLGHYASWEWATIMERFVNHKGYAVYKRIENPYFDKLVKRIRARYNSELINTKETVHKMGAALSRGELTINAFIADQTAKHWKAKHFQEFMGVKVPVLTGGEMLAKKFDMAVIYLDTRKVKRGHYRADVKLITKKPNEFPDYQITDQFLKLVENQIHAEPAYYLWTHKRWKYRDKVADYV; encoded by the coding sequence ATGCAACGTTTAGTTTATCTTTTAGTCTACCCACTTATTTGGTGTATCTCAAAACTTCCCTTCTGGGCATTATACGGTATATCAGACATGCTTTTTGCTGTTATTTATCATATCGTGGGCTATAGAAAAAAAGTGGTCCTCGACAATTTAAGGCTGGTATTTCCAGAAAAAACGGAAAAAGAACGGAAAACTATTTCAAAAAGGTTTTATGCTCACCTATGTGATATGGTGGTAGAATCTATAAAGTCCTTATCTATTTCAGAAAAAGAAATTAAAAAACGCTTCACATTTACCAATTTAGAAATTATTCATGAGCTAGAAAAAGAGAATAGAAGTATTATGATGTTTCTAGGCCATTACGCTAGCTGGGAGTGGGCCACCATAATGGAACGCTTTGTAAATCACAAGGGTTATGCCGTCTATAAACGTATTGAAAATCCTTACTTTGATAAACTTGTTAAAAGAATTAGAGCACGCTACAATTCTGAACTAATTAATACCAAAGAGACCGTTCATAAAATGGGTGCCGCTCTATCTCGTGGCGAATTAACAATTAATGCATTTATTGCAGATCAGACTGCAAAACACTGGAAAGCTAAACATTTTCAAGAATTTATGGGTGTAAAGGTCCCAGTGCTCACAGGAGGCGAAATGCTGGCGAAAAAGTTTGATATGGCAGTAATATACCTTGATACAAGAAAAGTGAAACGTGGGCATTACAGAGCAGACGTTAAGCTCATCACCAAAAAGCCAAATGAGTTTCCAGATTACCAAATAACCGACCAATTTTTAAAATTAGTTGAAAACCAAATCCACGCAGAACCTGCTTATTACCTATGGACACACAAACGTTGGAAGTATCGTGATAAGGTAGCCGACTATGTATAG
- a CDS encoding rhomboid family intramembrane serine protease, with protein sequence MNNIDIATIVIIAANVLISIKGFNDFSFFEKYKFNIAGIRRGEQIRMLTSGFLHVDFTHLLFNMITLYFFSGVVINSVGVVPFVLIYIASLFVGNLLSFYFHKDEFHYSAVGASGAVTGILYSSILFYPDMGLYLFFIPIAIPAWIFGIVYLLYSIYGMKSRRGNIGHDAHFGGAIAGYVLTLGFAPVLLQTNLWIVLVLALPIILLFVLHKLGKI encoded by the coding sequence ATGAACAACATCGATATTGCTACCATTGTTATTATTGCCGCTAACGTATTAATCTCTATTAAAGGCTTTAACGATTTTTCTTTTTTTGAAAAATACAAGTTTAACATTGCAGGAATTCGCAGAGGGGAACAGATAAGAATGCTAACTTCAGGGTTTTTACATGTTGATTTTACGCACTTGTTATTTAATATGATTACCCTTTATTTCTTTTCTGGGGTAGTTATTAATTCGGTTGGGGTTGTTCCTTTTGTACTAATTTATATCGCATCGCTGTTTGTTGGAAATTTATTGTCATTCTATTTCCATAAAGATGAATTTCATTATAGCGCCGTTGGGGCAAGTGGTGCTGTTACAGGTATATTATATTCTTCAATTTTGTTTTATCCAGATATGGGATTGTACCTGTTTTTTATTCCAATTGCTATACCAGCATGGATTTTTGGTATTGTATACCTGCTTTATTCAATCTACGGAATGAAAAGTAGACGTGGCAATATTGGACATGACGCCCATTTTGGAGGTGCCATTGCGGGTTATGTGCTCACACTTGGATTTGCACCAGTGCTGTTACAAACTAATCTATGGATTGTTTTAGTGCTGGCGTTACCAATTATCTTACTCTTTGTATTGCACAAACTTGGAAAAATCTAA
- a CDS encoding TlpA disulfide reductase family protein: protein MKYFVLAISALLVVSCGNSNSDTYTVTGTTNGLADGTNIIVHQVNPVTNQPAAIDTIVVNAGNFTVTFPKSDMKVVNYFAVPGKGNVAYFPENTDLQVVIYSDSIQSSYVSGSPQNDAYREFTKTLRGFVDQKKDNSIRYRTAQQENDTQMMRQIQQENTDLGNQEKIYKTKFIAENGNSIFSVMLISEMLNRKEMTAIDAKKAIGNLNSELQASAMASKIKATLESMSAADIGAQAPDFSALTPEGKQLSLKDAMGKYTIIDFWASWCKPCRRENPNVVNVYQKYHDKGLNIISVSLDRAGQKERWVKAIEDDNMDWYHISNLKFWQDPIAKMYNVRSIPATFLLDENGVIIDKNLRGPALEAKIASLLN, encoded by the coding sequence ATGAAGTACTTCGTTTTAGCAATATCGGCTCTTTTAGTAGTGAGCTGTGGGAACTCCAATAGTGACACTTACACTGTCACAGGAACAACCAACGGCCTCGCAGACGGAACCAACATTATAGTACATCAAGTTAATCCAGTAACCAATCAACCAGCAGCAATAGACACTATAGTGGTTAATGCAGGTAATTTTACTGTAACCTTCCCAAAATCTGACATGAAGGTGGTAAACTATTTTGCGGTGCCCGGTAAAGGAAATGTAGCGTACTTTCCAGAAAATACAGACTTACAAGTAGTTATTTACAGCGATAGTATTCAATCTTCTTACGTTAGTGGAAGTCCGCAAAACGATGCTTACCGCGAATTTACTAAGACATTGAGAGGTTTTGTTGATCAGAAAAAAGACAATAGTATTCGTTATCGCACAGCACAACAAGAGAATGATACGCAAATGATGCGACAAATACAGCAAGAAAACACAGACTTAGGAAATCAAGAGAAGATTTATAAAACAAAATTTATTGCAGAAAACGGAAACTCAATCTTTTCGGTAATGCTTATCTCAGAAATGCTGAATCGTAAAGAAATGACAGCTATTGATGCTAAAAAAGCAATAGGTAATCTCAATTCTGAATTACAAGCTTCGGCAATGGCATCAAAGATTAAAGCTACACTAGAGAGTATGAGTGCTGCAGATATCGGGGCGCAGGCACCTGATTTTTCAGCTTTGACGCCAGAAGGAAAGCAGCTTTCTCTTAAAGACGCTATGGGTAAATACACTATAATAGATTTTTGGGCTTCTTGGTGTAAACCATGCCGTAGAGAAAATCCTAACGTGGTAAACGTGTATCAGAAATATCATGACAAAGGACTTAATATTATTAGTGTTTCTCTAGACCGCGCTGGGCAAAAGGAGCGTTGGGTAAAGGCTATCGAAGACGATAATATGGATTGGTATCATATTTCTAACCTAAAATTCTGGCAAGACCCAATTGCTAAAATGTACAATGTACGCTCTATCCCAGCTACCTTTTTGTTAGATGAAAACGGTGTAATAATTGACAAAAATCTTCGTGGACCTGCGTTAGAAGCTAAAATTGCGTCGTTGCTAAACTAG
- a CDS encoding GAF domain-containing protein, whose amino-acid sequence MNDLDRDFPLDLKISFKVLFEKHKENLANGNTFQKRRAEEVLAIAKKFPKLTTGIESDADLEKLRPEIDFILEDIFPSVLQTNEIKIAGAPFQLKPFKTTARYDAIKANADSTYVMQLSDMSDDEFYILGCSLILRSHYGYNIDFRRPYFYDIPDANGVMKSYKVLYNGDFGYIEKTDKAVAISEKDVAELIDNFGNIELWKSKFPPKSWKFYGFVIANMYDATTDVSISNFKTNLLSIESKKENFAESFKGILKSLYGIQDLEVGFTMFDSESDSFEKPFEANSYILNKKPKEKCATALCEASHYTLFKQKQFYCISDVAHYAKEYPTNVLYKKLQKQNVGSAIIVPVVDNDELYGVLEVVSTTPKLLNSINANKLHDILPNLLDTVKRSKVQEENEIELMIQEECTSIHTSVHWKFRKEAERVIKLQQAGNQAYFREIVFENVHPLYGQIDIKGSSEARNNATKLDLVLQLEHVQKIIKKIYLSEELPIYEHIDFRIATFLEEIHVEDLQVNTERHVLEFIKYEIIPLFSHLSKKNDGLKALVDEYNDLVESSTGLVYNHRRDYDESVTLINKRMAAIIDRKQRDAQLMYPHYFERFKTDGVEHNLYIGESITRKKSFHKVYLYNLRLWQLQVMCEMENQFYKIKSNLPIPLDAASMILAFNAPLSLRFRMDEKRFDVDGTYNARYEVIKKRVDKAAIKGTDERITQAGKISIIYSQEEDEREYLKYISFLQNKKQLDTDVELLEVEDLQGVTGLKAIRVSVLYSGMSKNDSKEYYTYEDLMNHINN is encoded by the coding sequence ATGAATGATTTAGACAGGGATTTTCCCCTAGATTTGAAGATTAGTTTTAAAGTTCTTTTTGAGAAACACAAAGAGAACCTTGCTAATGGAAACACATTTCAGAAGAGACGTGCGGAAGAAGTATTGGCTATTGCCAAAAAATTTCCGAAGCTCACAACAGGTATTGAAAGTGACGCAGACTTAGAAAAGTTACGGCCAGAGATTGACTTTATCTTGGAAGACATTTTTCCATCAGTTTTACAAACCAACGAAATTAAAATTGCTGGGGCTCCATTTCAACTAAAGCCATTTAAGACTACAGCGCGATACGATGCTATTAAGGCAAATGCAGACAGCACTTATGTGATGCAACTGTCTGATATGAGTGATGACGAGTTCTATATTTTAGGTTGTAGTTTAATTTTACGAAGCCACTACGGATATAACATTGATTTTAGAAGACCATATTTTTACGATATTCCCGATGCTAACGGTGTAATGAAGTCGTATAAAGTTTTGTACAATGGTGATTTTGGCTATATAGAAAAAACTGATAAAGCAGTAGCTATTTCTGAAAAAGATGTAGCTGAGTTGATTGATAATTTTGGCAATATTGAGTTATGGAAGTCTAAGTTTCCACCTAAATCATGGAAATTTTACGGTTTTGTGATCGCCAATATGTATGACGCCACTACCGATGTTTCGATTTCAAATTTTAAAACCAATTTGCTTTCAATAGAATCGAAGAAAGAGAACTTTGCTGAAAGTTTTAAGGGAATTTTAAAATCGCTTTATGGCATTCAAGATTTGGAAGTGGGTTTCACCATGTTTGACAGTGAAAGTGATAGCTTCGAAAAACCCTTTGAGGCCAATAGCTATATACTCAACAAAAAACCAAAGGAAAAATGCGCAACAGCGCTTTGTGAAGCATCACATTACACCCTCTTTAAGCAAAAGCAGTTTTACTGTATTTCAGATGTAGCACACTACGCCAAAGAATATCCAACCAATGTATTGTATAAAAAATTACAGAAGCAGAACGTAGGTAGTGCGATTATCGTCCCGGTGGTAGATAACGATGAGCTATATGGTGTTTTAGAAGTAGTTTCAACTACACCGAAACTATTAAATTCTATAAATGCTAATAAATTACACGATATACTTCCTAACCTGCTAGATACTGTAAAGCGTTCTAAAGTGCAAGAGGAGAATGAGATAGAATTGATGATACAAGAAGAATGTACGTCAATTCACACGAGTGTTCACTGGAAGTTTAGAAAAGAAGCAGAACGAGTTATTAAATTGCAACAGGCTGGAAATCAGGCATACTTTAGAGAAATAGTTTTTGAAAATGTGCATCCATTATACGGGCAGATAGACATTAAAGGTTCTTCTGAAGCACGTAATAATGCAACTAAGTTAGATTTAGTTTTACAGCTTGAGCATGTTCAGAAAATTATCAAAAAGATTTATCTAAGTGAAGAGCTTCCCATCTATGAGCATATTGATTTTAGAATTGCTACGTTCTTAGAAGAAATCCATGTTGAAGATCTGCAGGTAAATACAGAGCGCCATGTTCTTGAATTTATTAAATATGAGATCATTCCTTTGTTTAGTCATCTGTCTAAAAAGAACGATGGTCTCAAGGCTTTGGTAGATGAATACAATGATTTAGTAGAAAGTAGTACTGGCTTGGTGTATAACCATAGGAGAGATTACGATGAGTCTGTTACGCTAATTAACAAGCGTATGGCTGCTATTATAGATAGAAAGCAAAGAGATGCTCAACTCATGTATCCACATTATTTTGAGCGATTTAAGACCGATGGGGTAGAGCATAACTTATACATTGGTGAATCTATAACAAGGAAGAAGAGTTTCCATAAAGTATATCTGTATAATTTGAGATTATGGCAGTTACAGGTTATGTGTGAAATGGAAAATCAGTTTTATAAGATAAAAAGTAACTTGCCTATTCCTTTAGACGCGGCTTCCATGATATTGGCATTTAATGCGCCACTATCATTGCGTTTTAGAATGGACGAAAAACGATTTGATGTAGACGGCACCTATAATGCTAGATACGAAGTAATAAAGAAACGAGTAGATAAAGCTGCTATAAAAGGAACTGACGAGCGTATTACGCAAGCAGGTAAGATTTCTATTATCTATTCTCAAGAAGAAGATGAGCGTGAATATTTAAAGTACATTTCATTTTTGCAAAATAAAAAGCAACTAGATACCGATGTAGAATTGTTAGAGGTAGAAGATTTACAAGGAGTCACAGGTCTAAAGGCGATACGTGTTAGTGTATTGTATTCTGGAATGTCTAAAAATGATTCGAAAGAATATTATACGTACGAAGACTTAATGAATCATATAAATAACTAG
- a CDS encoding Pycsar system effector family protein, with the protein MTDLINAADNFLLQLFKEKLPNTFTYHNYTHSKRVFKSVNEIIEGSEVSAAEATILRLSALLHDTGYIHTREGHEEESVKIATKFLKDQNADQTIIDGVAKCIMATKFKDTPKDSLEEIIRDADASHFGKDYFQEASEFLRQELQLQEIEEFSPSDWREENIKVLSEKHQFYSDYALKNWQKVKESNLAELLKSRKKDKKKRKKEELKAQLKAKYKDASPERGIQTFYRTALRNHIKLSDIADTKANILLSVNAIIISLVLSNLLSKLDSNPYLVLPSAIFVVSSTITMVLAVIATRPNVTRGEFTKEDVKNKSVNLTFFGNFHRMELSQYQWAIEELLKDRDYVYSSLTKDLYFLGKVLDRKYRILRWTYTIFVIGIIISIISFGVSFAVFDPGGIEQVVSESIVPEA; encoded by the coding sequence ATGACCGACCTTATTAACGCGGCAGACAACTTTCTTTTACAACTCTTTAAAGAAAAACTTCCCAACACATTTACCTATCACAACTATACTCATTCTAAACGTGTGTTTAAAAGTGTAAATGAAATTATTGAAGGTTCTGAAGTTTCAGCTGCTGAGGCTACTATCTTGAGATTATCTGCCCTGCTTCACGACACGGGGTATATTCATACTCGAGAAGGTCATGAAGAAGAGAGCGTTAAGATTGCAACAAAATTTTTAAAAGATCAAAATGCAGATCAGACTATTATAGACGGTGTGGCTAAGTGCATCATGGCTACTAAATTCAAAGATACGCCCAAAGACTCGTTAGAAGAAATTATAAGAGATGCAGACGCTTCTCATTTTGGTAAAGATTATTTTCAAGAAGCTAGTGAATTTCTAAGGCAAGAATTACAATTACAAGAAATTGAAGAATTTTCACCTTCAGATTGGCGAGAAGAAAACATAAAGGTACTTTCAGAAAAACACCAATTCTACAGTGATTATGCACTTAAAAATTGGCAAAAAGTTAAAGAAAGTAACCTAGCCGAATTACTTAAGAGTAGAAAAAAAGATAAAAAGAAGCGAAAAAAAGAGGAACTAAAAGCACAGTTAAAGGCAAAATACAAAGATGCAAGTCCAGAACGAGGCATTCAAACCTTTTACAGAACTGCCTTACGAAATCATATAAAACTTAGCGATATTGCAGATACAAAGGCAAACATTTTGCTTTCCGTAAATGCAATCATCATTTCCTTGGTCTTGTCTAATTTATTGTCGAAGCTAGACTCAAACCCTTACCTTGTATTACCATCTGCCATATTTGTGGTTTCTAGTACAATTACTATGGTACTTGCGGTTATTGCTACAAGACCAAATGTAACGCGAGGTGAGTTTACAAAAGAAGATGTAAAAAATAAAAGTGTGAACCTTACTTTCTTCGGAAATTTTCACCGAATGGAACTCTCTCAATACCAATGGGCAATTGAAGAGCTTTTAAAAGACAGAGACTATGTTTATTCTTCGCTTACAAAAGATTTATATTTCTTAGGAAAGGTGCTGGATAGAAAGTACCGTATTCTGCGTTGGACTTACACCATATTTGTAATTGGCATCATCATCTCAATTATTTCGTTTGGTGTATCGTTTGCAGTATTCGACCCTGGTGGGATAGAACAGGTGGTTTCAGAAAGTATTGTGCCTGAAGCGTAG
- a CDS encoding metallophosphoesterase: MKLKYLPFYFFFLAIAFGCATYAPQYKELKSVHSYPSDKTVEKTFYLVGDAGNSVVGGMSIGLQIFQKYLEGKETVGDYTLFLGDNIYPVGMPSENEPDRGQAAYRLDAQIAAAANFEGTIHFIPGNHDWYNGGLHALKRQEDYLEEKLGETTALQPDNGCPLKSVTVSENVQLIMIDSQWYLEDWNVHPTMNEFCEIKTREKFFIELSLELEKHKNKTIVFAMHHPMFTNGTHGGYFGAQKHLYPTQKKIPLPGLASLVTQIRAQGGVSVQDRYNELYNKFMNKLAAVGKKHGKLIFASGHEHTLQHVEKDGLVQILSGSGSKGGFAALGSHGLFSYGGQGFAVLDVFTDGSSYVRYYGTDSTMEPILLFEKEIFPKKEQYNLGAFDEVLPETIKTAIYNAPDSIQVAPFFKTIWGSKYKSVYTTPISAKVANLDSMYGGLRVVRDNNTDDYKSLLLEDAYGNLFNMRALKKQALRFSEGGTNDQKNNPESPVAEGEENSDFSVPDTYGSEFYTASHPYALLALPELADSIQLFDNRPILAYVPKQKALKEYNSSFGDELYYISVAPSENNEGDRIFRYARDIETTDDILLKVRKGGNVKIDEQVYIKSRLFDMLVGDWDREPDHWRWALYYTKGNDSVYVPIARNRDDAFASLDGDILDVARSILGSSNQRHLYTESLTDLPWFNEEGIILDRALLQKATEKQWQFIAKQITEALTVEVIDTAFSKLPEETQDESLEEIVNTLKARRDNLTAIAEEYFRYYNKLRTLEGTDSANYFEIERATDGVTIVREYGYTEGEKGTLEKEVTFYRNQTKQLWIYGLDGNDVFEVTGNAQENMLVRIIGGHGNDIYEIKNGKNIRIYDHLSKQNTVTQKDGALVRFTDLYTLNTFDYRKQISTNNNFVASAGYNPDDGGRLGLQYTHQLNGFSRNPFSRQHKLNAGYYFDTSSFDVGYQGEIANLYKTFNLSFGARVTSANFIHNYFGYGNETKNFQDALGFDANRVEVQTLSGNVGLVRNSFFGSFYKIQFRADAISLNSAITGAESPTNSAVLDETIVYGTLEGIYSYRSFDNARNPSRGMLFDLTAGVTDNFEDVERLYGFLSTRMGFYNSLESSNKLVLKTNVQGQFNFGNTFDFYQGVQIGGSNGLRGYRNRRFTGKSSLVGNADIRYSFNEFKVELFPLQVGIYGGADIGRVWTPSENSEKWHNSYGGGLWVNGRGGFNASASLFHSTEDTRLVFGLGFGF, encoded by the coding sequence ATGAAATTAAAATATCTTCCGTTCTATTTTTTCTTTTTGGCCATTGCATTTGGATGTGCGACTTACGCCCCTCAGTACAAAGAATTGAAGTCTGTGCACAGCTATCCGAGCGATAAAACGGTAGAAAAAACATTCTATCTAGTTGGTGATGCGGGTAATTCGGTTGTTGGAGGAATGAGTATTGGACTTCAAATATTTCAGAAATACCTAGAAGGGAAGGAAACCGTAGGCGATTACACCTTATTTTTAGGTGATAACATATATCCCGTTGGAATGCCTTCTGAAAACGAACCCGATAGGGGGCAAGCAGCGTATCGTCTAGATGCACAAATAGCTGCTGCAGCAAACTTTGAAGGAACGATTCACTTTATTCCTGGTAATCATGATTGGTACAATGGCGGCTTACATGCCTTAAAGAGACAAGAAGATTATTTAGAAGAAAAACTAGGTGAGACAACTGCACTACAGCCAGATAATGGTTGTCCGTTGAAAAGCGTGACGGTTTCAGAAAACGTGCAGTTAATTATGATAGACTCGCAATGGTATCTAGAAGATTGGAACGTACATCCAACCATGAATGAGTTTTGCGAAATCAAAACCAGAGAAAAATTCTTTATCGAACTTTCCCTAGAATTAGAAAAGCACAAAAACAAAACAATTGTTTTTGCAATGCACCATCCCATGTTTACGAATGGTACTCACGGCGGATATTTTGGTGCTCAGAAACACTTATACCCAACACAGAAAAAAATTCCCTTACCAGGTTTGGCTTCTTTGGTAACTCAAATACGCGCACAAGGTGGTGTTTCTGTTCAAGACCGCTATAACGAGCTGTATAATAAATTCATGAACAAATTGGCCGCCGTGGGTAAAAAACACGGTAAATTAATTTTCGCATCAGGCCATGAGCATACCTTGCAGCATGTAGAAAAAGACGGACTTGTACAAATTCTATCTGGATCTGGATCTAAAGGCGGCTTCGCAGCATTAGGCAGTCACGGCCTCTTTAGTTATGGAGGACAAGGCTTTGCCGTATTGGATGTTTTTACAGACGGTTCGTCGTATGTGCGTTATTATGGTACTGATAGTACTATGGAGCCTATTTTACTTTTTGAAAAAGAGATATTTCCGAAGAAAGAACAGTACAATTTAGGTGCTTTTGATGAAGTGTTACCAGAAACAATTAAAACGGCCATTTACAACGCTCCAGACAGTATACAAGTAGCTCCATTTTTTAAAACAATATGGGGTTCAAAATATAAATCTGTTTACACTACACCTATATCAGCAAAGGTGGCTAACCTAGATTCTATGTATGGGGGCTTACGTGTAGTTCGAGATAACAATACAGATGATTATAAAAGTTTACTTTTAGAAGACGCATATGGTAATTTATTTAACATGCGTGCACTAAAAAAACAAGCTCTTAGATTTAGTGAAGGAGGCACAAATGACCAAAAGAATAACCCTGAAAGTCCAGTGGCCGAAGGTGAAGAGAATTCCGATTTTTCGGTGCCCGACACCTATGGTTCTGAGTTTTACACGGCATCGCATCCCTATGCATTACTAGCGTTACCCGAGTTAGCCGATAGTATTCAGCTTTTTGATAACCGTCCGATTTTGGCTTATGTTCCTAAGCAAAAGGCACTGAAAGAGTACAATTCAAGTTTTGGGGATGAATTATATTATATTTCCGTAGCACCATCAGAAAACAACGAAGGAGACCGTATTTTTAGATATGCCCGTGATATTGAAACTACCGATGATATTTTATTAAAAGTACGTAAGGGCGGAAATGTAAAAATTGATGAACAAGTCTACATTAAATCACGTCTCTTCGATATGCTTGTTGGCGATTGGGATCGAGAACCAGATCATTGGCGATGGGCACTCTATTACACCAAGGGCAACGATAGTGTATATGTGCCTATTGCTAGAAATAGAGACGATGCATTTGCGAGTCTTGATGGCGATATTTTAGATGTCGCTCGTTCTATTCTTGGAAGTAGTAATCAGCGTCATCTATATACTGAAAGTTTAACCGATTTACCGTGGTTTAATGAAGAGGGAATTATTCTAGACCGTGCTTTGTTACAAAAAGCAACTGAAAAACAATGGCAATTTATCGCAAAGCAAATTACAGAAGCGCTAACAGTCGAAGTTATAGACACCGCATTTAGCAAGTTGCCAGAAGAAACTCAAGACGAATCTCTGGAGGAAATTGTAAATACACTCAAGGCGCGGCGTGATAATCTAACTGCTATTGCAGAAGAATACTTTAGGTACTATAATAAACTGCGAACGCTAGAGGGAACAGATAGTGCAAATTATTTTGAAATTGAAAGAGCGACAGATGGGGTTACTATTGTTAGAGAGTATGGCTATACGGAAGGTGAAAAAGGAACGTTAGAAAAGGAAGTGACATTTTACCGCAACCAAACGAAACAATTATGGATCTACGGGTTAGATGGAAATGATGTCTTTGAAGTAACCGGAAATGCACAAGAAAATATGCTAGTTCGTATTATTGGAGGGCATGGCAACGATATTTATGAAATTAAGAACGGAAAGAACATACGTATCTACGATCACTTATCTAAACAAAACACGGTAACTCAAAAAGATGGTGCTTTAGTTCGATTTACAGACTTATACACTTTAAACACGTTTGATTATAGAAAACAAATTAGTACTAACAATAATTTTGTTGCAAGTGCTGGGTACAATCCAGACGATGGGGGCCGACTAGGACTTCAATACACCCATCAACTAAATGGGTTTAGTAGGAATCCGTTTTCGCGACAGCATAAATTGAATGCCGGATATTATTTTGACACCTCAAGTTTCGATGTAGGTTATCAAGGTGAAATTGCAAACCTCTATAAAACATTTAACCTAAGTTTTGGCGCGCGTGTTACGAGTGCTAATTTTATTCATAATTATTTTGGCTACGGAAACGAGACTAAAAATTTCCAAGATGCGCTTGGTTTTGATGCCAATAGAGTTGAGGTGCAAACCTTAAGTGGAAATGTTGGTCTTGTTAGAAATTCTTTCTTTGGAAGTTTTTATAAAATTCAATTTCGCGCAGATGCGATTTCTTTAAATAGCGCAATTACAGGTGCCGAAAGTCCAACAAATAGTGCTGTTTTAGACGAGACTATTGTTTACGGAACACTAGAAGGAATTTACAGCTACCGAAGTTTTGATAACGCAAGAAATCCTTCGCGGGGTATGCTCTTCGATTTAACAGCTGGAGTAACAGACAACTTTGAAGATGTAGAACGCTTGTATGGCTTTTTATCTACAAGAATGGGTTTTTACAATAGTTTAGAGTCCAGCAATAAATTGGTTTTAAAGACCAATGTGCAGGGTCAATTCAATTTTGGAAATACATTCGATTTCTATCAAGGCGTTCAAATTGGCGGTAGTAACGGACTTAGAGGCTATAGAAATAGGCGGTTTACAGGAAAATCGAGTCTTGTTGGAAACGCAGATATTCGGTATAGTTTTAATGAATTTAAAGTAGAGCTGTTCCCACTTCAGGTTGGTATTTATGGCGGAGCAGATATAGGTAGGGTTTGGACTCCTTCAGAAAATTCTGAAAAGTGGCATAACTCCTATGGTGGTGGCTTATGGGTTAATGGACGTGGTGGTTTTAATGCCTCGGCAAGCTTGTTTCATTCTACAGAAGATACGCGACTGGTGTTTGGTCTTGGCTTTGGCTTTTAG
- the cysQ gene encoding 3'(2'),5'-bisphosphate nucleotidase CysQ: MKTLLDTAIKASIKAGDEILKIYATNFEVETKGDDSPLTRADQNANTVINAYLQPTSIPIISEENKQTEYEERRHWTQCWIVDPLDGTKEFVKRNGEFTVNIALIKDGKPVLGVIYVPVSNELYFTNHQATKSYKCIIDSNNTLEEIFSNAAPIFPAEKTRPIKVVGSRSHLNDDTKMFIEALDGATEIVSKGSSLKFCLVAEGKAHVYPRFAPTMEWDTAAGQAICQAAGVQVVMADTKTPLVYNKENLLNPYFIVE; the protein is encoded by the coding sequence TTGAAAACGTTATTAGACACGGCCATAAAAGCCTCAATTAAGGCAGGTGATGAGATTTTAAAAATATATGCAACCAACTTTGAGGTAGAGACTAAGGGAGACGATTCTCCACTAACTCGAGCCGATCAAAATGCAAATACCGTTATTAACGCTTATTTGCAACCTACTTCAATTCCAATTATTAGTGAAGAAAATAAGCAGACAGAGTATGAAGAGCGTAGGCATTGGACTCAATGCTGGATTGTAGACCCATTAGATGGTACAAAGGAGTTTGTTAAAAGAAATGGAGAGTTTACAGTTAATATTGCTTTAATTAAAGATGGTAAGCCAGTTTTAGGTGTAATATATGTGCCTGTAAGTAATGAATTGTATTTTACGAATCACCAAGCCACTAAAAGTTATAAATGTATTATTGATTCAAACAATACGTTAGAAGAGATTTTTAGTAATGCGGCACCAATTTTCCCAGCGGAAAAAACAAGACCTATAAAGGTTGTTGGAAGTAGGTCTCATCTTAACGATGATACTAAAATGTTTATCGAGGCGCTAGATGGTGCTACCGAAATTGTGTCGAAAGGAAGCTCGCTGAAATTCTGTTTGGTCGCAGAGGGAAAGGCACATGTCTATCCTAGATTTGCACCTACTATGGAATGGGATACTGCCGCTGGACAAGCTATTTGCCAAGCTGCAGGTGTTCAGGTTGTAATGGCAGATACCAAAACTCCATTAGTATACAATAAGGAAAATTTACTGAACCCCTATTTTATAGTAGAATAA